The genomic stretch TTTACATCTTTCAAAACATATACAGAACACCAACAGATTTTAGAAAACAAACTTTGCAAAATTCAATTGTTTCACAAATTGAGATGTAATACTATCAACACCTAAATTGTCCTTAAAATAAACTAAATATTTATGAAAATACTTACTATAACAAGAACCATCAGCTGCTTTTTAGCTGTATTGATCCTATTCAGCTGTAATTCCAGAAATTTTAAAACAGAAAAAAGCCCAGCTTACGCCAGTACAATTGATTCTGTTATGACGAAATCCTACGAAAGAGGCTTATTCAATGGAAATGTTCTTGTCGCTAAAAATAATAAAATCATCTATCAAAAATCATTTGGATTTACTGATGAGACAAAGCAAACTCCTTTAAATGATAAGTCTATATTCAACTTTGGTTCTATTGCAAAGGAATTTAATGCCGTTTCCATCATGATGTTGGCTGAACGTGGTCTTATTCATCTTGATGACCCGATTTCTAAGTTTAATTTTGGATTGCCGAAATGGTCCGAAAAAGTGACTATAAGGCATCTGATTAATTATGCCAGTGGCATGCCCCGAATAGAATCAGGGTTAACAATCATCAATGATGAAGATGCATGGAAGATTTTAAGAAGCAATGATACCTTATTGTTTGAACCGGGAACCGGCTACAGGTATGATAATGGCAATGTCTTTTTGCAAAGAAGAATCATTGAAAAGGTAACCGGAATGTCATTTGAAGAGTTTGTCATTAAAAATATAGTGGAACCATTGAAAATGACCAATTCGGTATTTGAACCAAAATTTGGTTATAAAAACAGAACATCCTGCTATGATATGGACAATGTCCGATGCCCGGAATTGAAATTTATCAGCGGCTGGCTTTGGACAGATATCAATGATCTTTATAAATGGATTCATGCGATGAATACAAACCGTTTGATCTCCAAAGAATCCTTTCAAAATGTGTTGAATAACCCATATGCAAAAGAACAGGGTGGATCACTCGGTACCTATTTTGAAAATGAAGAACTGCAACGACACAATGGTATCTCCTATAAATTTGAATCTATTTTCTTAAACGATTTTAAAAATAATATTACCATAATTCTAGCCTCCAATAATCTCAATAGAGTTTGGGATTTAGGGCATATTCTGCATAATTTAATGCTTGGAAAAGAGTACGAAATCCCTAAAAGATCTCTTTATCAAGCAATAAGAAAGGAAACCCTCAATGATGTAAATAAAGGGATAAAGATGTACTATTTACTTAAAGCAACTTCTAAAAATGAATATGACTTTGAGAACTCAAATGAGCTTAATAAATTAGGATATGAACTATTAAGAGCAGGTAAAATTAATGAATCCTTAACCTTATTTAAATTGGCTACTAATGAGTTCCCTAAAAACCCCAATTTATTCGACAGTTTAGGGGAAGCTTATTATACCAATAAACAATACGATTTAGCATTAGACAGTTATAACAAAGCAATAAGCCTTGGCGGAACGAAAGGGAATGCGGAAAAAATGATCGATAAAATCAAAAAAGAAACAGGAAAGTAAAATTTTTAAAAGCATTTCGGAAATTCCGGAATGCTTTTTATTTAATGATGATTGAGTTTAAAAATAGACCATAAAGAAAATCAATCAAATCCTTATTATAAAATTTTGACTAATCTCTCATTACTTTCTCTTGCCTCAAAAGGTTTTATCATTTAGAATTCTATCAGAAAAATTCAATTCGTATATTTTAAACTTTGCCTATTTACTAGGTTCAATTGTAACCATTTATATTTAACTATACTACATTGGTGAATGTTTTCAAGATATTAGAACCGATTAGAAATAAAACTATGGTATAAATATCAATATATAAGGCAAAAATCATCTTATTTTAGAGAAACTAGATTTAAAAAAAATTTGATATAGATAGTTTTAATCAAACATAAAATATTGAAATTAAAAGCAATACAAACCAATTAAAAACTATTATATTTTAATAAAATATTACGAATTAATTAATTTTTTTCAATTATAGGTATATTTTTTTTATTTCCACCGTAAAAAAAGTTATATTTGATTTATCCAAAATACACCTTAATATGAAAACAAAATTTACACAATTCAGTGCTATTCTTATTTCTGGATTCTCACTTGCCCAAGTAGGCTTCAATACAACTTTACCCAAAACAACAATGGATGTATCTGCGAAAAGAGATGATTCAGGATTGATTACGGATAACACACAAACATTCGGATTACAGGCTCCGAGGCTTACTAGAGCTGAGCTTACAGCAAATACTGCTACCTATAGCAGCGATCAGAGAGGGGCATTAATTTATATTACGGATGTTACCGGCGGAGATGCTACAGGACAACGCATTAATGTTACTGCTATGGGCTATTATTATTTTGATGGAACAGTATGGCAAAGACTTACACAGGCAATAAACGCGATTTCTCCAGCGATTTCCGCCTTACAATGTACTACAGCTTACTTAAGTCCTTCTACTTATACTCCCGGTACTCCTTACAATGGAAACCTGAGAGTTACCTATAATCAAGGAAACGGAGGTTCCTACAATTCAGGAGCTCCTTTCACTGTAAACGGATTAACCTTCCAACTAAGACCAGGAACTCTAGAGTTTGGTGATGGGGAACTGGTATTCTCAGTGACTGGAACTCCAACCACTGCTAATGATATGGCTATTCCTATGAACAGCACTACCGTTCCTTTCTTAACAGCAGCACAAAACTGCACTGCTACCGTGGGAAATACCAGCCGTGCAGACATTTCATCTGTGGCTGTCATGGGCTATCCCACCCTGACAACCGATGCCAACGGGAAACAGGCGTATACTTTCCCTCTTGCTACTCCAGATGGTAAGTATTCAATCAGGGTAATATTTGATACCACAAGCGGAACTGCTCTGGCCAATCCTAATGTACAATTGTTTAATAATACAGGTACTACTGTTAACCTGTATTGGAATTATAATACCGAGTACGGTGGTTATATTGGTTCAGCGGTAACAACAAACAATATTACTTCAGGAGTATGGGGTGGTATGGCAGATTCGTCAACTACCTGGTATCCTCAAGGCACAGGGGCAATGGGTAATGCTTACTGGGGGAACATAGGAATTATAGATGGATCTGGTGGCGGACCTGAGCATAGAAGATATACCTGGATAGACAGTAATCCTTCTTCAAAAACCGCTTATACCGCAACCATTATGGCAGGAGCCCCCACTTCAGGTACCGCCGAACCCAACCTTACTAAAATATTCATAAAGATAGAGCAAGTAAAAGCACAATAATATAATGCCCCTTTTTAGGGGCATTTCTTATTCCTCTACGAAGTCTACGGTACATTTATCGATGTAAATCATAATTAACATTCGCATTCACTTGGTATCCAAAATTTTCTGACTTTTAGTAACTTTAAAGAAATGAGCGTATTGACCAGCTCAATGTCGGGAAACCTTATTATCCAGGATTCAAAGCAATAGCTTCTATTATTCTTTGAAGTAGCGCAAAAAATCTTTGTCAATATCATACAAGGAAAATTAATCAAACATAAAGTTGCTGTTTTTAGGAGTTATTTCGAGGCTGTTTCACGCGTGTTATTGCAACAAAGTTTCATTTTGTAAAATTTTATGCTTACTTTTACGATCTCTTATGTTAAAAGCATTGAAAACCTTTTTTGTATTTTCTTTGTTGCTGATCTTTCTATCAAGCGTCAGTGGAATAAGTGTATGTTTTGAACATGCGAAACATACAACAGCTAAAACCTTCAACAAAAAAGATTCTAAAAAGGAAAAAGCACCCAGTCTTTCTCAAAACGACGATTGCCAATGCGGCCTCCATTTGCAGATGAACACCAGTCTTCTTCCGGAAATTCAAAGTCAGGACTTTACTTTTAGCATTACTAATAATAACGAGATGCTCCAACCGAAGGCTAAAACCTATCGTTGTTTACTCGACTATTTCTCTTCGAGAGCTCCCCCAACTTTTCATAATTTTAGTTTATAAAACTAAAAAACTCTTTTATCTACAGGTTTTATCATCTGTAACAAATGTTTTTGGGGATATTTCTATTTTAAAAATAAAATAAGATATTCTTTATTCACTTGGTATATAAGTTATACCTATTTACTACTTATTTTATGTCATTTAACCTTTATGAACCTGGAATCATACATTTTATTTCCAGTAAACCCTTTCATTTAGCAAGCTTAGGTTTTATATTATTTTCAACTGTAACCCGTGCTCAGAAAAGAGAAAAAGATTCAATTCCATCAACGATTCAGACTGTAGAAATCATAGGGAGAAAATCTAAAGGTTATATTTCCGAGTATTCATTTGCAGCCACTAAGATTGCGATGAAAAACAAAGATATTCCCCTCACGCTAAATACCGTTACTAAGGAACTCATCAACGATAGGCAAGCCTTGAGACTGGGTGATGTTCTGAAAAATGTTGCAGGGGTTTCCAATGTCAGTTTTTATAATCAGTACAGCATCAGGGGCATCAGCCAGAATGAAGAAGGGCAAATTATCAACGGAATGCGTACCAGACAATATTATTTTCTTCAGCCAATGACACCCCATATTGAGCGTGTAGAAGTTTTTAAAGGTCCGGCTAGTATTACCATGTCGAGTGTAGATCCCGGAGGAACCATCAATATGGTGACAAAAAAACCTTTGGCAAGCCCTCGTTATGAAGTAAACTTATCTGGAGGAAGCTTTGACAGCTATCGTCTTTCAGCTGATATTACCGGACCTTTAAATAAAAGCAAGACCCTCTTATACCGTTTCAACGGAGCACATCAACATGGAAAATCCTTCCGGGATAATGTGAAAAATAACGGAATTTTGCTAGCCCCCTCACTCTCTTTTATTCCTAACCATAAAACCTCAATGAATGTAGAAATGATCTACAACGAAATGAACGGAAACCTCGACAGAGGTCAACCGATCTTCGGGGCTGTTGCCGGAAAAACCGATCTCAATAGCACACCTATCAGCTTAAATCTCGGAGCACCCGGAGATTATTTTAAAACAAAAGATCTGACTTTGATGGGAAGCCTTTCTCATCATTTCAATAAAAACATCAGTTTTAACGCTTCTTACATGAAACAATTCTGGGACGAAGACATCCATGAAACCAGAACCACGAACTCTTTTGTACCGGACCTCAACAATAATCAGGTTTTCAGTCTGGCGATGATGCAATATATGGAAAGAATTCAGCATTGGTCGGTAGATAATATAAATACCTATTTTAATTTTACCTACAAAACAGGAGCAGTTGATCATCAAACTTTAATAGGATATGACAGCCATATCTGGGAGAAAAAAAATGGTGGGAAACAAGATGCGGCAAGAGGTTTTATAATGAAAGACGGAACGGTA from Chryseobacterium indologenes encodes the following:
- a CDS encoding TonB-dependent siderophore receptor — protein: MSFNLYEPGIIHFISSKPFHLASLGFILFSTVTRAQKREKDSIPSTIQTVEIIGRKSKGYISEYSFAATKIAMKNKDIPLTLNTVTKELINDRQALRLGDVLKNVAGVSNVSFYNQYSIRGISQNEEGQIINGMRTRQYYFLQPMTPHIERVEVFKGPASITMSSVDPGGTINMVTKKPLASPRYEVNLSGGSFDSYRLSADITGPLNKSKTLLYRFNGAHQHGKSFRDNVKNNGILLAPSLSFIPNHKTSMNVEMIYNEMNGNLDRGQPIFGAVAGKTDLNSTPISLNLGAPGDYFKTKDLTLMGSLSHHFNKNISFNASYMKQFWDEDIHETRTTNSFVPDLNNNQVFSLAMMQYMERIQHWSVDNINTYFNFTYKTGAVDHQTLIGYDSHIWEKKNGGKQDAARGFIMKDGTVSSSYNPANAALYQTFVYNGITLPKPNVSPFDLTDGALNHQGNNYSVLNIINPLPRALTTTDAVYIQHVLTWKKLKLLTGLRQEWFQDITNYKKTEESSFRNQKMLYRVGLTYSITENTNVYGTFLTGYQPQSNTFSLMPQTANFTGAISASLYKPLLSDLKELGVKTKLFRKIDASFSIYEINQKNILMNANNPAEPDQLIQRGADRSRGFEAEFTGYILPQWHIYAGYSYIDAKVLDDSNPALVGLAKENTSKNSVNIWTRYNFTNIQALKNMGIGAGMLYQSKKIPWFTRSFELPAYTTLDAAIYYSVPQTRLQLALNVNNITNTTYWVGAQNYLRLFPGAPRNYLFTATHKF
- a CDS encoding serine hydrolase, encoding MKILTITRTISCFLAVLILFSCNSRNFKTEKSPAYASTIDSVMTKSYERGLFNGNVLVAKNNKIIYQKSFGFTDETKQTPLNDKSIFNFGSIAKEFNAVSIMMLAERGLIHLDDPISKFNFGLPKWSEKVTIRHLINYASGMPRIESGLTIINDEDAWKILRSNDTLLFEPGTGYRYDNGNVFLQRRIIEKVTGMSFEEFVIKNIVEPLKMTNSVFEPKFGYKNRTSCYDMDNVRCPELKFISGWLWTDINDLYKWIHAMNTNRLISKESFQNVLNNPYAKEQGGSLGTYFENEELQRHNGISYKFESIFLNDFKNNITIILASNNLNRVWDLGHILHNLMLGKEYEIPKRSLYQAIRKETLNDVNKGIKMYYLLKATSKNEYDFENSNELNKLGYELLRAGKINESLTLFKLATNEFPKNPNLFDSLGEAYYTNKQYDLALDSYNKAISLGGTKGNAEKMIDKIKKETGK